The Kluyvera intermedia genome includes the window CGGTGGTGAAGCGAAACAAACCAACTATGTTCGCGGCGCGAATATCGCCGGATTTGTGAAAGTGGCCGATGCGATGTTGGGACAAGGCGTAATTTAATCACGGTCAGGGGTGCCTGATGGCGCTACGCTTATCAGGCCTACAGGTTGTGAACGATGTAGGCCGGAAAAGGCATCGCCGCCATCCGGCACCACAGCGCAACGACCTCACCTTATACGGCCTATGCGTCAGGCGCCGGGCTTGCTGCCCGCTTCTTCCCTTTGCCTTTGCTGAACGTTTTCTTCGCCCCTCCTGCCGGGGCCGCTAATCCTCTGAATTGTCTTACCGGCGTACTTCGCGCTTGGTCAATCAACTGGAACAACGTCCCCACCAGCGGCTGCATAAAGTCCTGGTAGCGGCACTGCTTTTCGCTGATTTGCGTCAGGGTCGATTCCCAATGTGCAGTCATATCCGGGCGGGTGGCCATCTCAGGTAGGGAATGGAACAGCGCGCGACCGGGATCGGTTGAGATAATATAGCGCCCTTTCTTACTCAGAAAACCGCGCTTAAACAACAACTCGATAATCCCTGCTCGGGTGGCTTCGGTGCCTAAACCGTCGGTGGCACGCAGGATCTTCTTCAGATCCTTATCCTGCACAAACCTGGCGATACCGGTCATCGCTGACAGCAGCGTTGCATCGGTAAAATGGCGCGGCGGCTGGGTTTGACGTTCAACCACTTCACCGTTTTCACACAGCAGTTCATCGGCTTTTGCTACCACCGGCAACGGTGTGCCATCGTTCTCTTCATCGCGTTCTTTTGCCCCCAGCAGCCCGCGCCAGCCGGCTTCGGCCAGGAAACGGGCTTTAGCGACAAACTTACCGTTGGCAATGTCCAGATCGATCTGGCACTTGCGGTACACCGCGTCAGGGCAAAACTGCATCAGATACTGAGTGGCGACCAGACGATAAACCTTGGCTTCGTTTTCCGTAAGATTCACATTACTGGCTCGCGCGGTGGGAATGATCGCGTGGTGAGCATCGACCTTTTTGTCATCCCAGCAGCGGTTGCGGATATCAGGATCGACCACCGGTTGCGGCAACAGATCCGCTGCATGTACGCTGATGGCATTCATCACCGCCTGTCGCCCGGCGAAATGCTCTTCCGGCAGGTAACGGCTATCGGAACGGGGATAGGTAATCAACTTGTGGGTTTCATACAGCTTCTGGCAGATATCCAACACATTCTGCGCACTAAAGCCAAAGCGCTTAGCGGCCTCAATCTGCAAGGCCGACAGCGAGAATGGCAGCGGGGCCGGTTCTGAATCCCGTTTATCGTTATAAGCAGTAACCAACGCAGGCTGGCCGCTAATGCGCTTCACGACGTGCTCCGCCAGCGTTCGGTTAAGCAAGCGTCCTTCTTCATCCTGATGCGGTTCGCAGGCTTCGCTCGGCTGCCAGGTAGCGGTAAAGCGCTCGTCTTTAGGCGTCACGATATGCGCCTTCACTTCAAAGAAGTCTTTCGAGACGAAGTTTTCAATCTCTTCATCACGGCGCACCACCAGCCCAAGCACCGGCGTCTGCACGCGGCCCACGGAAAGTACGCCCTGATAGCCCGCGTTACGCCCCAGAATGGTGTAAGCGCGGGTCATGTTGATGCCGTACAACCAGTCGGCGCGAGCACGAGCCAGCGCTGATACGCACAGCGGGATAAATTCGCTGTTAGCGCGCAGGCGAGAAATCGCCCGCTCAACCGCCTGAGGATTAAGGTCGTTTATCAAACAACGCTGTACCTGACGGCGTTTGTCGGCCGCCAGATCCAGGTAGTCCAGCACTTCATCCACCAACAGTTGCCCTTCGCGGTCGGGGTCACCGGCATGGACGACTTCACTGGCCTCATGAATAAAACGCTTAATGACGTTAAGCTGCTTGGTCACCGACGCGCGCGGCTGAAGCTGCCATTTTTCCGGAACAATCGGCAAATCCTGAAGGTTCCAGCGCGCGTAGCGGCTGTCATAGGCGTCCGGCTGCGCCTGCTCCAGCAGGTGACCAATACACCAGGTCACCACCTGACCATTACCACATTCAATAAAA containing:
- a CDS encoding DNA topoisomerase III — encoded protein: MRLFIAEKPSLARAIADVLPKPHRKGDGFIECGNGQVVTWCIGHLLEQAQPDAYDSRYARWNLQDLPIVPEKWQLQPRASVTKQLNVIKRFIHEASEVVHAGDPDREGQLLVDEVLDYLDLAADKRRQVQRCLINDLNPQAVERAISRLRANSEFIPLCVSALARARADWLYGINMTRAYTILGRNAGYQGVLSVGRVQTPVLGLVVRRDEEIENFVSKDFFEVKAHIVTPKDERFTATWQPSEACEPHQDEEGRLLNRTLAEHVVKRISGQPALVTAYNDKRDSEPAPLPFSLSALQIEAAKRFGFSAQNVLDICQKLYETHKLITYPRSDSRYLPEEHFAGRQAVMNAISVHAADLLPQPVVDPDIRNRCWDDKKVDAHHAIIPTARASNVNLTENEAKVYRLVATQYLMQFCPDAVYRKCQIDLDIANGKFVAKARFLAEAGWRGLLGAKERDEENDGTPLPVVAKADELLCENGEVVERQTQPPRHFTDATLLSAMTGIARFVQDKDLKKILRATDGLGTEATRAGIIELLFKRGFLSKKGRYIISTDPGRALFHSLPEMATRPDMTAHWESTLTQISEKQCRYQDFMQPLVGTLFQLIDQARSTPVRQFRGLAAPAGGAKKTFSKGKGKKRAASPAPDA